In Manis pentadactyla isolate mManPen7 chromosome 3, mManPen7.hap1, whole genome shotgun sequence, a single window of DNA contains:
- the NINJ1 gene encoding ninjurin-1 isoform X6 — protein MLDIALLMANASQLKAVIEQGPSFAFFMPLVVLISISLVLQIGVGVLLIFLVGVRTRPGVGVRIARSLCTVLRGACSALCAFKPRPGRGHALRSLTRHWLLMRKQGLQGDGHRAASQVRPQQPCQARQAGFPQQPGHGPGVHHCSGEHLHHCLRCPEAWGRRSAPAVGAQMPPSHPAAAARPWEPPDP, from the exons ATGCTGGACATCGCACTGCTGATGGCCAATGCCTCCCAGCTGAAGGCGGTCATCGAGCAGGGCCCCAGCTTCGCCTTCTTCATGCCGTTGGTGGTCCTCATCTCCATCTCCCTGGTGCTGCAGATCGGCGTGGGTGTGCTGCTCATCTTCCTTG TAGGTGTAAGGACGAGGCCTGGAGTTGGTGTGAGGATTGCTAGGTCACTGTGCACAGTGCTCAGAGGTGCCTGCTCAGCGCTCTGTGCCTTCAAACCCAGACCTGGCCGTGGGCATGCCTTGCGGTCACTGACCAGACACTGGCTGCTCATgagaaaacaggggttgcaggGAGATGGACATCGGGCTGCCAG TCAGGTACGACCTCAACAACCCTGCCAAGCACGCCAAGCTGGATTTCCTCAACAACCTGGCCACGGGCCTGGTGTTCATCATTGTAGTGGTGAACATCTTCATCACTGCCTTCGGTGTCCAGAAGCCTGGGGTAGACGCAGCGCCCCGGCAGTAGGGGCTCAG ATGCCCCCATCACACCCTGCTGCAGCTGCCAGACCTTGGGAGCCACCTGACCCCTGA
- the CARD19 gene encoding caspase recruitment domain-containing protein 19 → MTEQTYCDRLVQDTPFLTGCGRLSEGQVDRIILQLNRYYPQILSNKDTEKFRNPKASLRVRLCDLLGHLQRSSERDCQEFYRALYIHAQLLHSHLPSRLAPQNSDCTELASGTSRAHSDRGPVAFLAYLGLAIGLALLAYSRPPDPRVLPGARRVLGFSPIILDRHVSRFLLAFLTDARL, encoded by the exons ATGACAG AGCAAACCTACTGTGACCGCCTGGTCCAGGACACGCCTTTCCTGACGGGCTGCGGGCGCCTGAGTGAGGGGCAGGTGGACAGGATCATCCTGCAGCTGAACCGCTACTACCCCCAGATCCTCAGCAACAAGGACACAGAAAAG TTTCGGAACCCCAAAGCATCCCTGCGCGTACGGCTGTGTGACCTCCTGGGCCACCTGCAGCGGAGCAGCGAGAGGGACTGCCAGGAGTTCTACCGGGCCCTATACATCCATGCCCAGCTGCTGCACAGCCACCTGCCCAGCCGGCTTGCCCCCC AGAACTCAGATTGCACAGAGCTAGCCTCGGGCACCAGCCGCGCACACAGTGACAGGG GACCGGTGGCCTTCCTGGCCTACCTCGGCCTAGCCATAGGGCTGGCGCTCCTGGCCTACAGCCGCCCTCCTG ACCCCAGGGTGCTGCCAGGGGCCAGGCGCGTCCTGGGCTTCTCCCCCATCATCCTTGACAGGCACGTCAGCCGCTTCCTGCTGGCCTTCCTCACAGATGCGAGGCTCTga